ACTCGCCGGTTACATCCCAGGTCACCGATTTGGTCACATTGCGGACCGTCAGGTCGCCGATCAACTGGAAGGCGATCGGCCCGTCCTTGAGCGGCACGGTCAAGCCTTTGGCCGAGGTCGGCATAAAGACCGCCTGCGGGTAGCGGCCGGTTTCCAGAACGGCCATGCGCAGAAAGTTATCGCGGCGGCTCTCGTCGCTCCTGAGCGTGCTTACATCGACCGTGATCTTGGACTGGTCCGACAGAATCGTGCCGTCGGTGCGCGCGATGATCTGTCCGCTGATCGTCTTTGTGCGGCCGATCGCATCGCTGGGCAGGCTCACGCCGGCCAGTTGCTCGCGGACGCGGTAGCGCGCTTCGGAGTCATCGGCGAAGACGACACGCACGGCGTCAGCAGGCAGTGTAGTGGCCGGCGTCGTACTGGATGGCGCGGTGGTACCGCTGGCGGCCGGTGTGTTGGCGGGGCGTGCGGTCGCTGGCGTAGACGCCGCTGACGCTGTCGCTGCGGATGTCGCAGCGGCCCTGGGCGCTGTCGTCGGCGCGACGGTCGGTTCAGCCGGCGCAAACGGCCCGCAGGCGGTAGCCGCCAGCAGAACCAGAAGTCCGGCAAACAGATTTCTCATTGAACAATTTCCTCTCGGATAAACGTGATGTGCGGGTGCGATGAACTCACCCTGCGGAGTGCGGCTTACATGACAATACGCTCAATTCTACCAATGGGTATTCGCGAGTTCATGAAAGCCGGATGAGAAACAGATGAATTCAGCCCGCGCGGCAGGCAGGGCGTGTATAATGTAAGCCATGTCGCGCGCTCTGCGCTTTACGTTAGCCCTGATAACTATATTCGCGGCGGCCGCTTGTGGTACGACGCCCTTGCCATCTGCAACGCCAACTCTATTGCCTCCGCTAACTATTACGCCGCTGCCATCGCCAACTGCGGCTCCCACCGCGACGTCGCTGCCCACGCAAACTTCTGCACCGTCGCCAAGCGCGTCACCGACCATCGTGCCGACGGCTACGGGCACGCCAACGCCGACCGCGACGCGGGTGCCTCCCACCGTGACGGGCACAGCGACAGCGCGTCCGACCGCCACGCTCGATCCGACGCTCAAGACGGGGCAGACGATCGAGCGCGGAGGCGCGACGATGGTGATGGTTCCGGCCGGCGAGTTTCTGATGGGCAGCCGCGGCGACCCGTATGCATTCAAGCACGAGACGCCCCAGCATCGCGTGTACCTCGATGCCTACTGGCTCGATCGCACGGAGGTGACAAACGCGCTGTACGCCCGCTGCGTGGCGGGGGGGGCATGCCAGGCGCCGCGCCAGTTCCGTTCGGCCACGCGCACGGACTATTATGCCAACCCGCAGTTCGCTGAATTCCCGGTGCTCTACGTCTCGTGGACCGACGCGAAGCAGTTTTGTGCGTGGGCCGGCAAGCGCGTTCCGAGCGAGGCCGAGTGGGAAAAGGCGGCACGCGGTCCCGACGGCAGCGTCTACCCGTGGGGCGATGCCTTTGACGCGAGCCGGCTGAACAGCGCCGAGGGCGGACCCGGCGATACGGTGCGAGTCGGGAGCCACCCGACAGGCGCCAGCGTCTACGGCGCGCTGGATATGGCCGGCAACGCGTGGGAATGGATCGCCGACTTCTACGATGGCAACTACTACGCGCTCTCGCCGCCGGCCAACCCGCGCGGCCCGGCCGATGGCCCGCCGCCGTCCGAGGCGATCGGCGTGATGCGCGGCGGCGCATGGAACAACAACCTGCGCGCCGTGCGCGGCGCGAACCGGCTCAATTACTTCCAGCGACACGTCGGCTTTGAGGCCGGCATCCGCTGCGCGGCCAACCCATAACCCAAGGAGTTCCTATGGATCTCGCAACCGTTGACAAACTGCTGACGACGACCCATTCCGTGCGCAAGCGCCTCGACCTGACACGCCCGGTCGAGCCGGAGATCATCGAGCGCTGCATCGAGATCGCGACCCACGCGCCGAGCGGCAGCAACCAGCAGGGCTGGCATTTCTTCGTGCTGACCGACGCCGCCAAGCGCGCGCAGGTGGCCGAGTACTACCGCACGTCATGGACCGCGTACAACGCGCGGCGTTTCAGCGCTGCGGCGGCAAGTAACGACTCGTACGTTCAGCAGACGCTGCGAGTGCGCGACTCGGCGTGCATCGAGGGGCGACCCAGCGATCCGTCACCGGCGGCGCAGGCGGGTTTCTACGGCTCCATCCTGCCGGCGGCGTGGTCGTTCATGCTGGCGTTGCGCGCGCGCGGGCTTGGCGCGGCGTGGACGACGCTGCATCTGCCGTATGAGCGGCAGGTCGCGGAGCTGCTCGGCATCCCTGACAATATCACGCAGGCCGCGCTGATGCCGGTTGCTTACTTTACGGGCACGGACTTCAAGGCGGCCGAGCGGTTGCCGGCACGCGAGCGCACGCACTGGAACCGCTGGGGTGCGCGCCGCTAACGTGATGCGGGCGGCTCGCGAGCCGCCCCTACACGGTCATATTGACTAAAGAACGGGACGACGGCATGTGGACCCGACGACGATATATGATTTCGTGATTGTAGGCTCCGGCTTCGGCGGCAGCGTTTCGGCCCTGCGCCTGGCGGAGAAGGGCTACAGCGTGCTGGTGCTGGAGCGCGGCAAGCGCTATCGCGACGAGGACTTTGCGCGCTCCAACTGGGACCTGCGGCGCTACCTGTGGGCGCCGCCGCTGCGCTGTTTCGGCATCCTGCAGTTGACGCTCCTGAAGGACATTCTTGTCTTTCACGGCAGCGGCGTCGGCGGCGGCAGCCTCGGCTATGCGAACGTGCTGATGGAGCCGGACGATCACCTCTTTGATGCGCCGGGCTGGCGCGACCTGGCCGACTGGCGCGTGCTGCTGCGGCCGCACTTCGTGGAGGCGAAGCGGATGCTGGGCGTGGTGGTGAACCCGCGCACATGGCCGGCGGACGCGGCGATGCAGTCTATAGCTAATGAACTCGGGCGCGGCAACACATTCACGCCGACGCCGGTGGGCGTGTTCTTCGGGCCGGAGGGCGTCACGGTAC
This Chloroflexota bacterium DNA region includes the following protein-coding sequences:
- a CDS encoding YceI family protein, producing the protein MRNLFAGLLVLLAATACGPFAPAEPTVAPTTAPRAAATSAATASAASTPATARPANTPAASGTTAPSSTTPATTLPADAVRVVFADDSEARYRVREQLAGVSLPSDAIGRTKTISGQIIARTDGTILSDQSKITVDVSTLRSDESRRDNFLRMAVLETGRYPQAVFMPTSAKGLTVPLKDGPIAFQLIGDLTVRNVTKSVTWDVTGEFKNGEARGTATTSFTFAYFNIQKPNVPMVLGVEDTIKLELDLHLKRG
- a CDS encoding formylglycine-generating enzyme family protein; translated protein: MPTATGTPTPTATRVPPTVTGTATARPTATLDPTLKTGQTIERGGATMVMVPAGEFLMGSRGDPYAFKHETPQHRVYLDAYWLDRTEVTNALYARCVAGGACQAPRQFRSATRTDYYANPQFAEFPVLYVSWTDAKQFCAWAGKRVPSEAEWEKAARGPDGSVYPWGDAFDASRLNSAEGGPGDTVRVGSHPTGASVYGALDMAGNAWEWIADFYDGNYYALSPPANPRGPADGPPPSEAIGVMRGGAWNNNLRAVRGANRLNYFQRHVGFEAGIRCAANP
- a CDS encoding nitroreductase family protein; the encoded protein is MDLATVDKLLTTTHSVRKRLDLTRPVEPEIIERCIEIATHAPSGSNQQGWHFFVLTDAAKRAQVAEYYRTSWTAYNARRFSAAAASNDSYVQQTLRVRDSACIEGRPSDPSPAAQAGFYGSILPAAWSFMLALRARGLGAAWTTLHLPYERQVAELLGIPDNITQAALMPVAYFTGTDFKAAERLPARERTHWNRWGARR